GTTGGTGATGCAAAACATATATGAACCACCAACTTTATTAATTGCTGAACAAACCAATCGTGAAAGTAACTTGAATGTTGCGCCTGCCATGGTTTCAACTCCACCATCTATTCATAATTTCTCGCATCCGCCCATTGAAATGAATGACTATCTGTTTGTTCATCGGGAATTTTCACCAGGGGTAACTCCGCGAGGACATGTAACCACTGTAAACAGTGCTACTGAATATCATGAAAGATATGGGAGATGATGGGGGCATAATAGTCGGATTGTTTCTATTCTTTTATTATTTGTTTACATGCAGCATGGGCACAAGAGTTACCACCTTCTTCGGAAGGCTCGTTAGCTTGGATAAAAAATGATCAGTGCACTCCGCCAATACAATTTCTCGAGCACATCTACGTATCATACGGATCATCCAGATAGAAGCCTTTCGTATTTCTCACAAAATTGATGTCCGGTGAGTATCAAAGAATCGAAGTTATAGGTGAGCGCGTGCGCCCGCAATGTTTTTCGTCGTAATGATGAAATCAAATATTTTTTACCGGCGAGCATGATTCACACGAGAAAACACGGGTTTTGAAAGTTTCTTCTAAATTACATTCCACATTTGCTTGATGATATTGATGAGAATTACTATAAGGATGAATATGGCATTCTCGATATAGGTTGTTGGATTGAACGTTCAATTACCGCTAAATCTTTTCATAAAATAACTGCTAGTTCCGTACCGTAAGGATCAGTGCCATGTTTCAGTTTCTATTTTTTCCATTAGCATTATTCTCAACTTTTGTTTATGCGCAAGCTAATGAGCTTCCCGACTTTACAGGACTTGTTGAAAAACATGGGGCTGCAGTAGTTAATATTAGCGCCGTACAAAGCGCGAGCACATCAAATAATCAAATGATTCCTGAGTTGCCAGGAATCCCGGAGAATTCTCCTTTTTATGAGTTTTTCAAGCGGCATATGCAGCCGTTTCCAGGGCCGCGAAAATCGGAACCGAAGTCTTTGGGATCGGGGTTTATCATTAGTTCCGATGGTTACATTCTGACGAATGCACATGTAATTGAGACTGCGGATGAAATTACCGTGAAACTCAATGATAAGCGTGAATATGCTGCAGAGATTATCGGCACCGATCGGAAAACCGACATTGCACTGATCAAAATCGATGCGACCGACTTACCCGAAGTGACACAAGGCAATCCGGATAATTTAAAAGTCGGTGAATGGGTGATTGCCATCGGTTCTCCATTCGGTTTTGAACACAGTGTAACGGCAGGGATTGTGAGTGCAAAAGGACGTTCTTTAGCTCAGGAAAATTATGTTCCGTTTATTCAAACCGACGTGGCTATTAATCCCGGCAATTCGGGTGGACCATTATTTAACATGAAAGGTGAAGTGGTTGGAATTAATTCCCAGATTTACAGCCGGACTGGCGGGTTTATGGGACTATCATTTGCCATACCTATCAATGTTGCAACTGAAATCGCTGATCAATTGAAAGACAGCGGCAAAGTAAGCCGTGGAAGAATTGGTGTGATGATTCAGGAAATTACCAAAGAATTGGCGGAATCTTTTGGATTATCCGAAAGCAAGGGCGCTCTGGTGGTATCAGTTGAAAAAGGCAGTCCAGCAGACCGGGCTGGTATAAAAGCGCGCGACATTATTCTGTTGTTTGACGAGAAAGAAGTTGCGACATCTGCTGACCTGCCGCGGATAGTCGGAAATACCAAACCGGGTTCAAAAGTGTTCCTGCAAGTCTGGCGGGATGGTGCTTTGAAAAAAATCAAGATCGAAGTCGGGGATACGCCTTCTGATAAAGCCGTGGAAAAACGTAAACAAAAACCGGACATAAAGACCGAACGCCCGAATCGTTTGGGGTTAATATTGAGTGAAATCACAGTCGCGCAAAAGAAACAACTGGAGATCGCAAATGGATTGCTGGTCGAGGATATGCAACCGGGAATTGCCAGCCAATCAGGAATACGTATCGGGGATATTATTATGGGTTTTAATAGTAAAGATATTAGAACCCTTGAACAGTTTAACGAGCTGCTCAGTCAAGTGAAGAACGGAAAAAATATCGCTTTATTGGTTAAGCGAGGCGAAATGACGACTTTTATTACGATGAAACTTACTGACGATGACAACAAACCATAAATCGGATTCGGATGTTTCTGAACCCGCAAAGACATTGATATTGTATGGGCGTGAGGAATGTCATCTTTGTCAGAACATGATACTTGCATTACGAGAGTTGCAAACGCAAGTATCATTTGATTTTCAAGTCATTGATATTGATAGCGATCCAAGGCTGGTTGCTTTGTATGGAGAGAAAGTCCCCGTGCTGATGTCGACGGCTACCGATCAGGAAATCTGCCACCACTTTCTGAATTTAGCAGCATTAGATGATTATCTTGCTAAATTTCGTTAGAATGCTGCCTCTTTTATCTATTGATACAATATTTTAATTTCCGGATTGATTTTTTCGTTTGCTCTGGAAGTTAATTTAAATAATTTCATATCTCAATGCAGCATATTCGCAATTTTTCCATCATTGCCCATATTGATCATGGCAAATCTACTTTGGCGGACCGTATTATTCATTTATGCGGTGGTC
This is a stretch of genomic DNA from Nitrosomonas sp. sh817. It encodes these proteins:
- a CDS encoding DegQ family serine endoprotease; the protein is MFQFLFFPLALFSTFVYAQANELPDFTGLVEKHGAAVVNISAVQSASTSNNQMIPELPGIPENSPFYEFFKRHMQPFPGPRKSEPKSLGSGFIISSDGYILTNAHVIETADEITVKLNDKREYAAEIIGTDRKTDIALIKIDATDLPEVTQGNPDNLKVGEWVIAIGSPFGFEHSVTAGIVSAKGRSLAQENYVPFIQTDVAINPGNSGGPLFNMKGEVVGINSQIYSRTGGFMGLSFAIPINVATEIADQLKDSGKVSRGRIGVMIQEITKELAESFGLSESKGALVVSVEKGSPADRAGIKARDIILLFDEKEVATSADLPRIVGNTKPGSKVFLQVWRDGALKKIKIEVGDTPSDKAVEKRKQKPDIKTERPNRLGLILSEITVAQKKQLEIANGLLVEDMQPGIASQSGIRIGDIIMGFNSKDIRTLEQFNELLSQVKNGKNIALLVKRGEMTTFITMKLTDDDNKP
- a CDS encoding glutaredoxin family protein codes for the protein MTTNHKSDSDVSEPAKTLILYGREECHLCQNMILALRELQTQVSFDFQVIDIDSDPRLVALYGEKVPVLMSTATDQEICHHFLNLAALDDYLAKFR